From one Dermacentor andersoni chromosome 1, qqDerAnde1_hic_scaffold, whole genome shotgun sequence genomic stretch:
- the LOC126546240 gene encoding uncharacterized protein, with amino-acid sequence MGAAGRLLFSATAWIALLHSTVALAASYGPVSAGPRLVPASVTRNLRSSSYTATSVLHVAESTPSEVTGVSRRRSAPRNRAPGRKRPGDDFGVSYIGSPPDSEETGIWADMVVSKLRMQAKPSLGAEPQPDRGRRPPAAPARKRPVYVPRFATAAGGTASSNGNVRRGRGSNSRPARAKAPRYMYWKTVSYTPFPYYGFGYGPYGFGYGWKPYGPWATYG; translated from the coding sequence TTTTCCGCCACTGCATGGATCGCTCTGCTGCACTCCACGGTGGCATTGGCGGCGAGCTACGGCCCCGTCAGCGCGGGACCCCGCTTGGTTCCGGCCAGTGTCACGAGGAACCTGCGGAGCAGCAGTTACACCGCTACGAGTGTCCTCCACGTAGCGGAGAGCACCCCATCAGAGGTCACCGGGGTGAGCCGACGTCGCTCAGCACCGCGGAACCGCGCCCCGGGAAGAAAAAGGCCCGGTGACGACTTCGGCGTCAGCTACATCGGCAGCCCGCCAGACTCCGAGGAAACCGGCATTTGGGCGGACATGGTGGTGTCCAAGCTGCGCATGCAGGCCAAACCCAGCCTGGGCGCCGAACCGCAGCCGGACAGGGGGCGCAGGCCGCCGGCTGCCCCCGCCAGAAAGAGGCCCGTCTACGTGCCCCGGTTCGCTACGGCGGCTGGCGGCACCGCCAGCAGCAACGGCAACGTCCGCAGAGGCAGAGGCAGCAATAGCCGGCCGGCGCGTGCCAAGGCGCCTCGCTACATGTATTGGAAGACCGTTTCGTACACGCCATTCCCGTACTACGGATTTGGCTACGGACCGTACGGCTTTGGATACGGCTGGAAGCCGTACGGCCCGTGGGCGACATACGGCTGA